The genomic segment GCTCCGTATCAAAAGCGTGGTTGTTTTGGTTGGAAGCATAATCACGTCCTCCTATAAAGCCCAAAACAGCACCCGTCCGATTGTCCATGAGAACATTTCCCGCTTCAACTGCACCTGTTCCATCATCTAACACACCACCAAAATTAGCAATCGCATTTTGCATAGCGTTGTGGATATTTTTGTTAATCGTTGTGGTAACAGTATAGCCACCCTCACTCAACTCTTTTGCAGCTAATCCTTTATAGGCTTTCACAGTTGCATCATTTTTCAATTCCTGTTGTGAAACATTGTCTCGCCTAATCAAGTATTCATACATTGCTTTTTGAGCTTCTTTCATCGCAACGTAATATAAATAATCATGCGAATTTTTTGAAGAGCGTTCGGCAGGCAGAAAATCCCGTTTCAAATCATAATCTTTATACAATTGGTACTCATCTTTATTAATCGCACCTGTTCGATACATATTGTAAATGACTTTTTTAGCACGGTTGAGTCCTAATGTCATGTCTTTAGCACTTTTCAGACTACCATCAGCTGCATAAGGAGAATAAACAATCGGGCTTTGTGGCAACCCCGCAATAAAAGCTGCTTGAGGTACTGTCAACTTGCTAGCAGGTACTCCAAAAATTCCTTGGGCTGCTTCTTCTACACCGGCAATATTTTGCCCTTTATTATTTCTTCCAAACGGGGCCACATTCAAATAAGTCGTTAAAATATCATCTTTGCTCATACAGCGTTCTAAAGCCAGTGCATCAATGATTTCTGTCGCTTTACGCTTGAAAGTTGGTGCATCACCAACAACTTGTTGTTTGATTAACTGCTGCGTTAAGGTAGAACCACCACTTGAGGAGCCAATCCCTGCAACAGAGCCTAGTGTTGCCCGCAAAACAGCTTTCGTAACAACCCCATGATGCTTGTGGAAATTTTCGTCTTCCGTAGCAATGACTGCTTTTTTTACATTAGCAGAAATAGATTTGCTAGCTACTGATATTCTTAGTAAATCACTATCAATTGCTGAAATTGAACTACCATCAGCATATTTTAATTCAGAAATAGCCGAGATGTCTTGGATTTTTTTGATGAGCTCTTCTTTTTTAGGAGTTTCAACCTTATCGAAGATTCTTGCACCATAACCCAATGCAATACCTCCACCAAACAAGCACCCTAAAAAAACAAGCACAAAAAAGACATTTGATAATAATTTCAGAGTACGAAGGATAGTTCCACCAATACTCAAAATTGTCCAGTTTTCCTTTTTATTTTTGCTAGGACGATCTGTTTGAAAAAGTTTCTCAAACAATTGTTGTATTTTTTCTAAAACTTGTTTAAACATTCTTTCTCCTTGGGCTTTCTGTGCCTATTATAGCAAATTTATGAAACTTCTGACAACAAGAAATGCAAGCCTTGGCTGAAATCATTGTTTTTTTCATTATTTTTGCGATTTTACTATATTCTAGTGCTTGTTTGTGATACAATGTTACAATAACTAGAAATTTTATAAAGGAGAGACAGATATGCACATTTTTGATGAGCTAAAAGAACGTGGTTTGGTTTTTCAAACAACTGACGAAGAAGCATTGCGCAAAGCCCTAGCAGAAGGAAATGTCAGCTTTTATTCTGGTTATGACCCAACTGCTGATAGCTTACATCTTGGTCACCTTGTACCAATCCTTGTCATGAAACATTTACAGTTGGCTGGTCACAAACCCTATGCTCTCGTTGGCGGTGCAACTGGCTTAATTGGCGATCCATCATTTAAAGATACAGAACGGAGCTTACAAACAAAAGACACAGTTGAAGGC from the Streptococcus constellatus subsp. constellatus genome contains:
- the pbp1b gene encoding penicillin-binding protein PBP1B, yielding MFKQVLEKIQQLFEKLFQTDRPSKNKKENWTILSIGGTILRTLKLLSNVFFVLVFLGCLFGGGIALGYGARIFDKVETPKKEELIKKIQDISAISELKYADGSSISAIDSDLLRISVASKSISANVKKAVIATEDENFHKHHGVVTKAVLRATLGSVAGIGSSSGGSTLTQQLIKQQVVGDAPTFKRKATEIIDALALERCMSKDDILTTYLNVAPFGRNNKGQNIAGVEEAAQGIFGVPASKLTVPQAAFIAGLPQSPIVYSPYAADGSLKSAKDMTLGLNRAKKVIYNMYRTGAINKDEYQLYKDYDLKRDFLPAERSSKNSHDYLYYVAMKEAQKAMYEYLIRRDNVSQQELKNDATVKAYKGLAAKELSEGGYTVTTTINKNIHNAMQNAIANFGGVLDDGTGAVEAGNVLMDNRTGAVLGFIGGRDYASNQNNHAFDTERSPGSTIKPILAYGIAIDQGLMGSASMLSNYPANFSSGEPIMHVDSRGTAMMDLQEALNTSWNIPAYWTYKLLRDKGVNVRGYMEKMGYQIENYDIESLPMGGGVEVSVAQHTNGFQTLANNGAYQERYMIEKITAKNGKVVYEHKAKPVQVYSKATATIMQSLMRGVLSSGATTTFKSRLAQINSGLANADWIGKTGTTNSNGDMWLMVSTPKLTLGGWIGHDNNASMAPLTGYNNNAQYMAHLVNAIHQADPNIWGVGDKFNLDSSVIKSNVLKATGERAGTVTVNGRSMSLTGQTVTSYWAKNGAPMTTYKFGIGGTDSDYQKAWAALLGGR